The Chanos chanos chromosome 6, fChaCha1.1, whole genome shotgun sequence genome includes a region encoding these proteins:
- the cishb gene encoding cytokine inducible SH2-containing protein b, producing MILCVQRALLSEPPSVMVARTVSMQSDGNDREESDSHESQVVSTGPCSLPNATQHSKQWDPAKDLCCITTTFQHLHTSGWYWGAISASEARDALLGTSEGTFLVRDSSHPLYMLTLSVKTCQGPTNVRIEYSDGRFRLDSSSPAQQSLLSFPGVPSLVQHYVGSGRREDEVKAEAPIIKDNAILLKLKYPLHRPHTFPSLQHLTRLTINRHTALPACLPLPRRLLNYLQDYPFQV from the exons ATGATTTTATGTGTGCAAAG ggCTCTGCTGTCAGAGCCACCTTCAGTGATGGTTGCCAGGACTGTGAGCATGCAGAGTGATGGGAATGACAGGGAAGAATCAGACTCACATGAGAGCCAGGTTGTTTCCACAGGGCCCTGCAGTCTCCCCAAtgccacacagcacagcaaacagTGGGACCCTGCAAAGGACCTGTGTTGTATCACCACTACTTTTCAACACCTTCACACCTCAG GGTGGTACTGGGGTGCCATTTCAGCCAGTGAAGCCCGAGATGCCCTCCTCGGGACGTCCGAGGGGACCTTCCTAGTGCGTGACAGCAGTCACCCTCTTTACATGCTCACTCTATCGGTGAAGACTTGTCAAGGGCCCACCAACGTGCGCATTGAATATAGCGACGGCCGTTTTCGACTGGACTCAAGCTCTCCAGCTCAGCAAAGTCTGCTGTCCTTTCCCGGTGTCCCTAGCCTGGTACAGCATTATGTGGGATCAGGCAGAAGAGAGGACGAGGTAAAGGCAGAGGCACCCATTATCAAGGACAATGCCATATTGTTGAAGCTCAAATACCCACTCCACAGGCCTCACACCTTTCCCTCTCTACAGCACCTGACACGCCTTACTATTAACAGACATACCGCCTTACCTGCTTGTCTCCCTCTCCCACGCCGATTACTGAACTATTTGCAAGACTATCCCTTCCAAGTATGA
- the LOC115814650 gene encoding twinfilin-2-like — MSHQTGIHASSDLREFLARARRGTVRLIKIVIRNEQLVLGMHIEPSQSWDRDYDQFVLPLLDSLEPCYILYRLDSHNAQGYEWLFISWSPDQSPVRLKMMYAATRATVKKEFGGGHIKDEMFGTVQEDICFQGYLRHVSSSSIPAPLTAAEQELHQIKITEVKTSEISVERKQHTLQGLAFPLQEEAKRALQQLKQRRVNYIQLRLDTERETIELVHTNPTETQELPCRIPTDAPRYHLFLYKHSHQGQLQEAVVFIYSMPGHSCSIKERMLYSSCKNRLLDEVERDFQLDITKKLEIDSGDLLTEEYLYEEVHPKQHTLKQAFAKPRGPTGKRGNKRVIKGAGENGDES; from the exons ATGTCGCACCAGACAGGTATACATG CATCATCAGATTTGAGGGAATTCCTTGCAAGGGCAAGAAGAGGAACTGTCAGGCTTATAAAGATAGTCATAAGGAACG AGCAGCTGGTTCTGGGGATGCACATAGAGCCATCACAGAGCTGGGACAGGGATTATGACCAGTTTGTGCTTCCACTGCTGGACTCTCTAGAGCCCTGCTACATCCTATATCGCCTTGATTCACATAACGCTCAGGGTTATGAATGGTTATTCATCTCTTGGTCACCTGATCAATCACCA GTGAGACTGAAGATGATGTATGCTGCCACCCGTGCCACAGTCAAGAAAGAGTTTGGTGGAGGTCACATTAAGGATGAAATGTTTGGGACAGTACAG GAAGACATATGTTTCCAAGGTTACTTACGACACGTGTCATCCAGTTCTATCCCAGCACCACTCACAGCAGCTGAACAAGAGCTACATCAGATTAAGATCACAGAG GTGAAGACGTCAGAGATCAGTGTGGAACGAAAGCAACACACCCTCCAGGGTTTAGCGTTCCCATTGCAAGAGGAGGCAAAGAGGGCCTTACAGCAACTAAAACAGAGACGTGTCAACTATATTCAGCTT AGATTGGACACTGAGAGGGAGACAATTGAACTGGTCCACACAAACCCAACGGAGACGCAAGAGCTTCCTTGCCGAATTCCAACCGATGCCCCTCGTTATCACTTGTTTCTCTATAAACACTCCCACCAGGGGCAGCTGCAGGAGGCTGTGG tgttcatATACTCCATGCCGGGGCACAGCTGTAGCATTAAAGAGAGGATGTTGTACTCCAGCTGTAAGAACCGGTTGCTAGATGAGGTTGAGAGAGATTTTCAACTGGACATCACTAAAAAG ttggagATTGACAGTGGGGACTTATTGACTGAGGAGTACTTGTACGAGGAGGTTCACCCCAAGCAGCATACCCTAAAGCAAGCCTTCGCCAAGCCAAGAGGCCCTACAGGGAAGAGGGGCAACAAGCGCGTTATCAAAGGAGCAGGGGAGAATGGTGATGAGAGCTAG